A single Macaca mulatta isolate MMU2019108-1 chromosome 11, T2T-MMU8v2.0, whole genome shotgun sequence DNA region contains:
- the PXN gene encoding paxillin isoform X11, with translation MAETSSSTVALSAPGLLPGSAPSSYCSLPPSPPPIPSVFLPPTTKPSPRGQGHTPEFPCTEQSGRDLLPPVAPSWLDLAGLGVMPDILNSRSPSVEGSLWAVGTESQGRDWRHLPTLTHELSGAPRGHTVPYAGSIGPQEPGEPQGPPASPSCPEEALAATREQPWASEVFRPERMPPSGAARSFQEVIEPAIVAVDRQAVFPDTWTLTEERGLQQERPRPEPGRLGSSSPASVTMEQLGAKMTERGSVARPTQGPETPGSPEGTTEAATQAGKEQPELPCAMATSTPSTTERISTSGQIRSVIRRSRETGHAHPMSREPSPRRRLDPATLSRTPSQEQLIAELQGRLGIQPEAEELAEAAGPSAQDWLTEGIVITVQPRGKRAGGQLVEKVARRCPGLGLGQSQVPGVQVLLAPVLAGGEIWGGWEFLASCDLGRLALLLVQSGKAQGKPGEVPPPLWAELAISSSSLSLLSFPQVVFPPGSPIPLRRTISVLASPSVPLLQHRTDAAASSSSPLPSLPTSSPLGPSAYTCGSSGVQSPGEEPHDEGVQGPTLSTPAPHTMRSVGCQTDEDPLFPPMQIQGLEQRADGERCWAAGWPRDSGRSSPGGQDEGGFMAQGKTGSSSPPGGPPKPGSQLDSMLGSLQSDLNKLGVATVAKGVCGACKKPIAGQVVTAMGKTWHPEHFVCTHCQEEIGSRNFFERDGQPYCEKDYHNLFSPRCYYCNGPILDKVVTALDRTWHPEHFFCAQCGAFFGPEGFHEKDGKAYCRKDYFDMFAPKCGGCARAILENYISALNTLWHPECFVCRECFTPFVNGSFFEHDGQPYCEVHYHERRGSLCSGCQKPITGRCITAMAKKFHPEHFVCAFCLKQLNKGTFKEQNDKPYCQNCFLKLFC, from the exons ATGGCTGAG aCCAGCTCCTCCACTGTGGCTCTGAGTGCCCCGGGGCTGCTGCCCGGCTCTGCTCCATCCTCATActgctcccttcctccttctcctcctcccataCCATCTGTATTCCTGCCACCCACCACTAAACCCTCCCCTCGAGGCCAGGGCCACACTCCGGAGTTCCCTTGTACTGAGCAGAGTGGACGAGACCTTCTACCTCCTGTGGCCCCTAGCTGGCTTGATTTGGCTGGTCTTGGGGTGATGCCTGATATCCTCAACTCAAGGTCTCCCTCTGTGGAGGGTTCTTTGTGGGCAGTGGGCACAGAGAGCCAGGGTCGAGATTGGAGGCACCTGCCGACCCTCACACATGAGCTCTCTGGGGCTCCCCGCGGCCACACTGTACCCTATGCTGGGAGCATAGGTCCCCAAGAGCCTGGGGAGCCCCAGGGGCCACCAGCCAGCCCTTCGTGCCCAGAGGAGGCCTTGGCTGCCACAAGGGAGCAGCCATGGGCTTCAGAGGTATTCAGGCCTGAGAGAATGCCCCCTTCTGGAGCTGCTCGAAGCTTCCAAGAAGTAATAGAGCCAGCTATAGTGGCAGTGGACCGGCAGGCTGTCTTCCCAGATACCTGGACTCTCACGGAGGAACGTGGCCTACAGCAggagaggccaaggccagagccagggaggctgggaagcaGCTCCCCTGCCTCAGTTACCATGGAGCAGCTAGGTGCAAAGATGACTGAGAGGGGAAGTGTGGCCAGGCCAACCCAGGGACCTGAAACCCCAGGGAGCCCAGAGGGCACCACCGAAGCTGCCACCCAGGCCGGGAAGGAACAGCCAGAGCTTCCATGTGCCATGGCCACGAGCACACCCAGCACCACGGAGAGGATTTCCACCTCTGGCCAG ATCCGATCTGTGATCAGGAGGAGCCGGGAGACGGGCCACGCACACCCCATGTCCCGGGAGCCCTCCCCTCGCCGCCGGCTGGACCCTGCCACCCTGAGCAGGACCCCATCCCAGGAGCAGCTCATCGCGGAGCTGCAGGGGCGGCTAGGCATCCAGCCTGAGGCAGAGGAGCTGGCGGAGGCAGCGGGGCCCTCTGCCCAGGACTGGCTGACCGAGGGCATCGTCATCACCGTGCAGCCACGTGGGAAGCGGGCCGGGGGGCAGCTTGTAGAGAAGGTGGCGAGAAGatgcccagggctggggctgggccagAGCCAAGTACCTGGGGTCCAGGTTCTTCTGGCCCCAGTGCTGGCTGGAGGGGAGATCTGGGGAGGGTGGGAGTTTCTTGCCTCCTGTGACCTTGGAAGACTGGCCCTACTCTTGGTGCAGAGTGGGAAGGCCCAGGGGAAGCCTGGGGAGGTGCCCCCACCCCTGTGGGCTGAGCTGGCGATTTCTTCCTCATCGCtgtccctcctttcttttccccagGTTGTCTTCCCTCCTGGCTCTCCCATTCCCCTGAGAAGAACCATCTCTGTCCTGGCTTCTCCTTCTGTCCCTTTGCTCCAGCATCGCACAGACGCCGCGGCCAGCAGCTCTTCTCCCCTGCCCAGCctgcccacctcctcccctcTGGGGCCCTCAGCTTACACCTGTGGTTCTTCTGGGGTCCAGAGTCCAGGGGAAGAGCCCCATGATGAGGGGGTGCAGGGCCCCACCCTTTCCACTCCTGCACCCCACACCATGAGGTCCGTGGGCTGCCAGACCGATGAGGACCCGCTCTTCCCCCCGATGCAG ATCCAGGGCCTGGAGCAAAGAGCGGATGGGGAGCGGTGCTGGGCGGCTGGCTGGCCTCGGGACAGCGGGCGAAGCAGCCCCGGAGGGCAGGACGAGGGAGGG TTCATGGCCCAGGGGAAGACAGGGAGCAGCTCCCCCCCTGGGGGGCCCCCGAAGCCCGGGAGCCAGCTAGACAGCATGCTGGGGAGCCTGCAGTCCGACCTCAACAAGCTGGGGGTCGCCACGGTCGCCAAAGGAGTCTGCGGGGCCTGCAAGAAGCCCATCGCCGGGCAG GTTGTGACCGCCATGGGGAAGACGTGGCACCCCGAGCACTTCGTCTGCACCCACTGCCAGGAGGAGATCGGATCCCGGAACTTCTTCGAGCGGGATGGACAGCCCTACTGTGAAAAGGACTACCACAACCTCTTCTCCCCGCGCTGCTACTACTGCAACGGCCCCATCCTGGAT AAAGTGGTGACAGCCCTTGACCGGACGTGGCACCCTGAACACTTCTTCTGTGCCCAGTGTGGAGCCTTCTTCGGTCCTGAAG GGTTCCACGAGAAGGACGGCAAGGCCTACTGCCGCAAGGACTACTTCGACATGTTCGCACCAAAGTGTGGCGGCTGCGCCCGGGCCATCCTGGAGAACTATATCTCGGCCCTCAACACGCTGTGGCATCCTGAGTGCTTTGTGTGCCGG GAATGCTTCACGCCATTCGTCAACGGCAGCTTCTTCGAGCACGACGGGCAGCCCTACTGTGAGGTGCACTACCACGAGCGGCGCGGCTCGCTGTGCTCCGGCTGCCAGAAGCCCATCACTGGCCGCTGCATCACTGCCATGGCCAAGAAGTTCCACCCCGAGCACTTCGTCTGTGCCTTCTGCCTCAAGCAGCTCAACAAGGGCACCTTCAAGGAGCAGAACGACAAGCCTTACTGTCAGAACTGCTTCCTCAAGCTCTTCTGCTAG